DNA sequence from the Nicotiana tomentosiformis chromosome 3, ASM39032v3, whole genome shotgun sequence genome:
aaaaatacaaaaagCAGGTCACCCCTTCATCTCTAGGCAATCAATTGTGTGCATTTTAGTTAGCAAATGCAGATTAATAACATAAATTTCTGTGAAGCAATCTTCTCTCTTGAATCTGAACTCTTTCACATTCTTGTTCATAAAAGCAAAAGAAACTCCTCGCTAATTCTGGAATCAGTATACACTGACAGTTTAAAAGTTAATCTCACGCCTCTCTGCGAAAAACTTACCACTCACAAACTGATCAGGGAGCAAAGCAAGCCAGACTGCAGTATCAGCAGCTTCTTCAGGAGAAACATGCCCAGCCCAACCAGTCAGAGCAGTTTTCACCCAACCCGGACAATAGCAATTGATATATATCTTATGACCCTCTGGCCTTTCCTCGAGTATCCTTGCCATTAATCTGGTGTAAGCATTAACTGCTAGCTTTGACAATGAGTAATCTGTGAACACATGTGGCCATCCCTCTGATTCCCAAGTCCCATCTTTTACTTGTTCCAAAAATTTGTTCATAGTATTATCGATCACTTCCTCGGAAAGCATGTCCACGTCTTCCAGTTGTTGTCTCACACTGACATTTGAAATTCCCTGGTAACATCAAGCAAAAATAGATCATTCTCAGATATTGTTGGAAAAAATTGTTTTTTGGGGCCTAGTACACGCATAAGGGGTGCTAGCTAGCTAATTAGCCGGTCTATTAGGCTGTCTAACCCCAACCCTAAGTGCAGTCTATATAAACCGTTATGGGTGTTTGGAGACCGACAAATACATACAACAAACGGGGCTAGGGTTAGTAGTTTTCTGTATCAAACAAGAGGGTGTGAAAATAGGGGATCAATCCACCATGTGAGGATTTCTGAGGACCGGTAATTTGAGTCGCGGTTGCTACGGATGATCCGCTTCTGCCAAGAGTAAACCCGCAAGTCTCCTATACTCCTTAACTATTACAGACGCTTATTCCAAGAACAAGAATGAAATAAACAAAGCTCTGATAACTTACATTTCGTTTGCTATTAAGTCTTCCCAATCGTGAGGTCACACTAACAATTCGGGCACCAGCTGGAGAAGGCCTCATTAACGGGATCAGAGCATTAATCATATTTTTGGTGCCAAAATAGTTGGTCTGGATAACAGTTTCAGCAAATTCCACAGAATTTTCTTTGCCATAATTGAAATTGACTCCTGCATTGTTGATCTACAAGTGCCATATCTCATTAGCTGGAC
Encoded proteins:
- the LOC104099524 gene encoding uncharacterized protein, with the translated sequence MDKKEKAKERKEQRRQEISLLRTIPYSDHQRWWSSDTIAVVTGANRGIGFEIAHQLASHGVTVVLTSRETAVGEEAVKVLQEGGLNVAFHQLDIVDLESVQVFCDWIKETYGGLDILINNAGVNFNYGKENSVEFAETVIQTNYFGTKNMINALIPLMRPSPAGARIVSVTSRLGRLNSKRNGISNVSVRQQLEDVDMLSEEVIDNTMNKFLEQVKDGTWESEGWPHVFTDYSLSKLAVNAYTRLMARILEERPEGHKIYINCYCPGWVKTALTGWAGHVSPEEAADTAVWLALLPDQFVSGKFFAERREINF